One Anoplopoma fimbria isolate UVic2021 breed Golden Eagle Sablefish chromosome 2, Afim_UVic_2022, whole genome shotgun sequence DNA window includes the following coding sequences:
- the LOC129101086 gene encoding chromodomain Y-like protein 2: MASGDLYEVERIVDKRRNKKGKWEYLIRWKGYGSKEDTWEPEHHLLHCEEFIDQFNSLRLHSHKRPKVPKNRQELLITSQPSATENARARSEARKKKRTCGPAVGVRVGGVLGIGSGGSGPTQKQRKVGVGPGKHALGDRISKVMTYKAPPSGGPHFVPPVRVPHNGLQNGAMDPLMYRTAARSHRLPSDSVDRELGGMDTTGQKFTAELGSPLANGKMHLHSSVKRKLAEEKGYVFDKRLRYNVRQNESNCRFRDIVVRKEEGFTHVLLSSQTTDNNALTPEIMKEMCRALGNAAADDSKLLLLSSVGTVFCSGLEPSYLIGRLSTDRRKESSRIADAVREFVLAFIHFKKPIVAAINGPALGLGASILPLCDVVWASERAWFQTPCAALHLTPSGCSSYTFPQILGVALANEMLFCGRKLTAQEACSRGLVSQVFWPTTFNQEVMLRVKEMASCNAVVLEESKCLVRSMLMSVLEEVNEKECQMLKQLWCSTKGLDALFSYLQNKTYEK; this comes from the exons GGTTACGGAAGTAAGGAAGACACATGGGAGCCAGAGCACCACCTACTGCACTGCGAGGAATTCATTGACCAGTTCAACAGCTTGAGACTGCACTCACACAAACGGCCCAAGGTTCCAAAAAATCGTCAAGAGCTCCTCATCACCAGCCAGCCATCTGCTACAGAAAACGCGAGAGCTCGGTCGGAGGCCCGAAAGAAGAAAAGGACTTGTGGCCCGGCTGTTGGGGTTAGAGTAGGAGGTGTTCTAGGTATTGGGAGTGGAGGGTCAGGACCCACTCAGAAGCAGAGGAAGGTGGGTGTTGGACCTGGGAAACATGCTTTAGGGGACAGAATTAGCAAAGTCATGACGTATAAGGCTCCTCCATCGGGAGGGCCTCACTTTGTTCCTCCAGTGAGGGTTCCTCATAACGGACTGCAAAATGGGGCGATGGATCCTCTTATGTACAGGACTGCAGCAAGGTCCCATAGACTGCCCTCGGACAGTGTGGATAGAGAACTAGGAGGCATGGATACCACTGGACAGAAGTTCACAGCTGAGCTAG GCTCCCCTCTGGCCAATGGCAAGATGCATCTACACAGCTCAGTAAAGCGGAAGTTGGCCGAGGAGAAAGGCTACGTGTTCGACAAGCGACTCAGGTACAACGTGCGACAGAACGAGAGCAACTGTCGATTCCGAGATATCGTGGTCAGGAAGGAGGAAGGCTTTACGCACGTCCTGCTCTCCAGTCAAACAACAGACAACAACGCTCTGACACCAGAG ATCATGAAGGAAATGTGTCGAGCCCTGGGTAATGCAGCTGCTGATGACAGTAAGTTATTATTGCTCAGCTCCGTGGGGACCGTTTTCTGCAGTGGCCTGGAGCCCTCGTACCTGATTGGCCGTCTGTCCACTGACCGCAGAAAAGAGAGCAGCCGCATCGCAGATGCCGTACG GGAGTTTGTGTTGGCATTCATCCACTTCAAGAAACCCATTGTGGCGGCAATAAACGGACCTGCTCTGGGCTTAGGGGCCTCCATCCTGCCCCTGTGTGATGTGGTGTGGGCCAGTGAGAGAGCCTGGTTCCAAACTCCATGCGCAGCCCTCCACCTCACCCCCTCTGGATGCTCCTCTTACACCTTCCCTCAGATCTTGGGCGTAGCTCTG GCCAACGAAATGTTGTTCTGTGGAAGAAAACTCACAGCACAGGAAGCGTGCAGTCGAGGTCTGGTGTCACAGGTCTTCTGGCCGACCACATTTAACCAAGAAGTGATGCTGCGTGTGAAGGAGATGGCATCATGCAATGCAGTG gttttggaAGAATCTAAATGCCTGGTGAGGAGCATGCTCATGTCAGTCCTGGAGGAAGTGAATGAGAAAGAGTGTCAGATGCTGAAGCAGCTGTGGTGTTCAACCAAAGGACTCGACGCACTGTTCAGTTACCTGCAGAACAAGACGTATGAGAAGTAA